GTGCGCAACATCGCCGAGGTGACCACGGCCGTCGCCACCGGCGACCTCTCGAAGAAGATCACGGTCGACGTCAAGGGCGAGATCCTGGAGCTGAAGAACACCATCAACACGATGGTGGACCAGCTCCGCTCCTTCGCCTCGGAGGTGACGCGCGTCGCGCGCGAGGTCGGCACCGAGGGCAAGCTCGGCGGGCAGGCCGACGTCAAGGGCGTCGCCGGCACCTGGAAGGACCTGACCGACAGCGTGAACTCGATGGCAAGCAACCTGACCGGGCAGGTGCGCAACATCGCCGAGGTGACCACGGCCGTCGCCACCGGCGACCTCTCGAAGAAGATCACGGTCGACGTCAAGGGCGAGATCCTGGAGCTGAAGAACACCATCAACACCATGGTGGACCAGCTCCGCTCCTTCGCCTCGGAGGTGACGCGCGTCGCGCGCGAGGTCGGCACCGAGGGCAAGCTCGGCGGGCAGGCCGACGTGCAGGGCGTCGCCGGCACCTGGAAGGACCTGACCGACAGCGTGAACTTCATGGCCGGCAACTTGACCGGGCAGGTGCGCAACATCGCCGAGGTGACGACGGCCGTCGCCACCGGCGACCTCTCGAAGAAGATCACGGTCGACGTCAAGGGCGAGATCCTGGAGCTGAAGAACACCATCAACACGATGGTGGATCAGCTGAGCTCGTTCGCCTCGGAGGTGACGCGCGTCGCGCGCGAGGTCGGCACCGAGGGGATCCTGGCGGGCCAGGCCGGCGTGAAGGGCGTCGCCGGCACCTGGAAGGACCTGACCGACAACGTGAACTTCATGGCCGGCAACCTGACCAATCAGGTCCGCGGCATCGCGAAGGTGGTCACCGCGGTGGCGCAGGGCGACCTCACGCGGAAGCTGACGGTCGAGGCGAAGGGCGAGATCGCGGCGCTGGCCGACACCATCAACGGCATGATCGACACGCTCGCCACCTTCGGGGATCAGGTGACGTCCGTGGCGCGCGAGGTAGGCGTCGAGGGCAAGCTCGGCGGCCAGGCGAGCGTCCCGGGCGCGGCGGGCACCTGGAAGCACCTCACCGACAACGTGAACCAGCTCGCCGCCAACTTGACGACGCAGGTGCGCGCCATCGCCGAAGTGGCGACGGCCGTCACCAAGGGCGACCTCACGCGGTCCATCACCGTGGAGGCGCGAGGCGAGGTGGCCGCGCTCAAGGACAACATCAACGAGATGATCCGCAACCTGAAGGACACCACGCTCAAGAACAGCGAGCAGGACTGGCTCAAGACCAACCTGGCGAAGTTCACGCGCATGCTGCAGGGCCAGCGCGACCTGCTCACCGTCGCGAAGCTGATCCTCTCGGAGCTGGCGCCCGTCGTGGGCGCGCAGCACGGCGTCTTCTACATGATGACGGCCGGCGCGGACGAGCCGAAGCTGGAGCTCCTCGCGAGCTACGCCTACAGCAACCGGAAGCACGTCGCCAACGAGTTCAAGCTGGGAGAAGGCCTGGTGGGTCAGGCGGCGCTCGAAAAGGAGAAGATCCTCCTCACCAGCGTGCCGCGGGACTACATCCAGATCATGTCCGGCCTGGGCGAGGCGCCGCCCCTCAACGTCATCGTCCTGCCCGTGCTCTTCGAGGGGCAGGTCAGGGCGGTCATGGAGCTGGCCGCCTTCGACCGCTTCAGCGCCACGCACCAGGTCTTCCTGGATCAGCTGATGGAGAGCATCGGGATCGTGCTCAACACGATCCAGGCCAACACCCGAACGGAGGGCCTCCTCGAGCAGTCGCAATCCCTGGCCACGGAGCTGCAGAGCCGCCAGGAGGAGCTGCAGACGACGAATGCCGAGCTCGAGGACAAGGCGACGCTCCTCGCCCAGCGAAACGCCGAGGTGGAGCGCAAGAACACCGAGGTCGAGCAGGCGCGCCAGGCGCTCGAGGAGAAGGCCTCGCAGCTGGCGCTGACCTCGAAGTACAAGTCGGAGTTCCTCGCCAACATGTCCCACGAGCTGCGCACGCCGCTCAACAGCCTTCTCATCCTCGCCGACCAGCTGGCGACAAACCCCGACGGCAACCTCACCGGCAAGGAAGTCGATTACGCCCGGACGATCCACTCGTCCGGGAACGATCTCCTGAAGCTCATCAACGACATCCTCGACCTCGCGAAGATCGAATCCGGAACCGTCACCGTCGACGTCGGCGAGCTGCCGTTCCGCGAGCTGCAGGAGTACGTCGAGCGGACGTTCCGACCCCTGGCGGGGTCGAAGGCGCTCGAGTTCTCCGTCGAGGTTGACGAGAGGCTTCCGAAGGCCATGCAGACCGATTCGAAGCGATTGCAGCAGGTGCTCCGGAACCTGCTGTCCAACGCCTTCAAGTTCACGGAGCGCGGGCGCGTGTCGCTGGAGATCGGGGTCGCGAACGGGGGCTGGAGCCCGGACCACTTCGTCCTCAACCGGTCGCCGTCCGTCGTGGTCTTCTGCGTGAAGGACACCGGGATCGGCATCCAGCCCGAGAAGCAGCAGATCATCTTCGAGGCATTCCAGCAGGCCGATGGCAGCACCAGCCGGCGGTACGGGGGCACCGGCCTCGGGCTCGCCATCAGCCGCGAGATCGCACGGCTTCTGGGCGGGGAGATCGCGGTGACCAGCCGTCCGAACGAGGGCAGCACGTTCACGCTCTATCTGCCGCAGACGTTCGTCCCGCCCCGCGTCGGGCGGAGGGAGACGGCGTACGGCGGATACCGGATGCCGGTCAGCCTCGAACGCGAGCGGCCGGCCCCGACACCCATCGCCCTCGCGGCCGCGGACGCCGAGCCAGCCGACGATCGCGCCGGCATCCTCCCCGGGGATCGCGTGCTGCTGGTGGTCGAGGACGACCGCGTGTTCGCCGACGTCCTGCTCGAAGCCGCGCACGCCAGCGGCTTCAAGGCGGTGATCGCGCCCCGGGGCGCGGCCGCCCTGGAGCTGGCTCGGGACATCACGCCTGACGCGATCACGCTCGACATCCGCCTGCCTGACATCGACGGCCACAGGGTCCTCACGCGGCTCAAGGAGGACCTCGAGACGCGCCACATCCCGATCCACGTCATCTCGATCGATGGCGATCTGGATCCCCGGGTCCGGCGCGCCGCCCGCGCGGTCCTGTCGAAGCCCGCGGACGCGCAGGCGATCAAATCGGCCCTCGTGGGGATGAAGCAGTTCCTCGACCGGCCGATGAAGGACCTCCTCGTCGTGCTGGGGGACGAGCTCGAGCGCCAGCGGATGGTCGAGTTCATCGGAAACGGCGACGTGACGACGACGGCGATCGCGACCGGGGGCGAGGCCCTGGGAGCGCTGCGGGGCCGGTCGTTCGACTGTGTCGTGGTCGAGGCCGGCCTGCCGGACATGTCGGGCCTCGAGGTGGTCGAGGCTCTCTTGAAGGAGCCATCGGCTGCCGGGCTCCCGATCGTCGTCTACGGGGCCGCGGAGCTGCCCTCGCCGGAGGCGGAGCGGCTCCGGCGCCTGGCCGAAGCGGCGAACGTCACGCAGGCGCGCTCGTTCGAGGAGCTGTTCGACGAGACGGCGATCTTCCTCCATCGCATCGCCGCCGCGCTTCCGGAGGAGAAGCGCGCGATCCTCATGCGGCGGCACGATGCCGACGAACCGCTCCGCGGCCGCAGGATCCTCATCGTGGACGACGACATCCGGAACATCTTCGCCATGACCAGCTTGCTCGAGCGCCA
This sequence is a window from Deltaproteobacteria bacterium. Protein-coding genes within it:
- a CDS encoding response regulator — encoded protein: VRNIAEVTTAVATGDLSKKITVDVKGEILELKNTINTMVDQLRSFASEVTRVAREVGTEGKLGGQADVKGVAGTWKDLTDSVNSMASNLTGQVRNIAEVTTAVATGDLSKKITVDVKGEILELKNTINTMVDQLRSFASEVTRVAREVGTEGKLGGQADVQGVAGTWKDLTDSVNFMAGNLTGQVRNIAEVTTAVATGDLSKKITVDVKGEILELKNTINTMVDQLSSFASEVTRVAREVGTEGILAGQAGVKGVAGTWKDLTDNVNFMAGNLTNQVRGIAKVVTAVAQGDLTRKLTVEAKGEIAALADTINGMIDTLATFGDQVTSVAREVGVEGKLGGQASVPGAAGTWKHLTDNVNQLAANLTTQVRAIAEVATAVTKGDLTRSITVEARGEVAALKDNINEMIRNLKDTTLKNSEQDWLKTNLAKFTRMLQGQRDLLTVAKLILSELAPVVGAQHGVFYMMTAGADEPKLELLASYAYSNRKHVANEFKLGEGLVGQAALEKEKILLTSVPRDYIQIMSGLGEAPPLNVIVLPVLFEGQVRAVMELAAFDRFSATHQVFLDQLMESIGIVLNTIQANTRTEGLLEQSQSLATELQSRQEELQTTNAELEDKATLLAQRNAEVERKNTEVEQARQALEEKASQLALTSKYKSEFLANMSHELRTPLNSLLILADQLATNPDGNLTGKEVDYARTIHSSGNDLLKLINDILDLAKIESGTVTVDVGELPFRELQEYVERTFRPLAGSKALEFSVEVDERLPKAMQTDSKRLQQVLRNLLSNAFKFTERGRVSLEIGVANGGWSPDHFVLNRSPSVVVFCVKDTGIGIQPEKQQIIFEAFQQADGSTSRRYGGTGLGLAISREIARLLGGEIAVTSRPNEGSTFTLYLPQTFVPPRVGRRETAYGGYRMPVSLERERPAPTPIALAAADAEPADDRAGILPGDRVLLVVEDDRVFADVLLEAAHASGFKAVIAPRGAAALELARDITPDAITLDIRLPDIDGHRVLTRLKEDLETRHIPIHVISIDGDLDPRVRRAARAVLSKPADAQAIKSALVGMKQFLDRPMKDLLVVLGDELERQRMVEFIGNGDVTTTAIATGGEALGALRGRSFDCVVVEAGLPDMSGLEVVEALLKEPSAAGLPIVVYGAAELPSPEAERLRRLAEAANVTQARSFEELFDETAIFLHRIAAALPEEKRAILMRRHDADEPLRGRRILIVDDDIRNIFAMTSLLERHGMEVLSAENGRDAIGVLRRVVDIDIVLMDIMLPELDGYDTTRAIRDIDGFQRLPIIALTAKAMRGDREKCIEAGASDYVAKPVDTERLLSTLRLWLTH